In the genome of Haliaeetus albicilla chromosome W, bHalAlb1.1, whole genome shotgun sequence, the window ttgaccaattagactgagacaagttttgcatgctctagttaatatagccaattatgtcctatgtttatgcgtgtgtacagagtgagtataactaactgtatcttatgtttatacgcgtgtacagtgtcgatataaccaatcacattttatgcttgtgcacgtggacaccaaatgcttgcatgcagcagccaatcaaagcttctaagcaacttagagaattgtataagaatgatcagctaagctcaataaactggcgactttaatcatcatattggtgtcctgtcatCCGGGTcccgcatggaataaccctacAACCCTACATCTGGTGACCTCCGACGTGATCCGGTAAGGAACAAGAGGGGAACACGACTGAAAAGGCGGGGGACATTGCCACGGATGCCGGTGGGCTTAGAAGAAAAGCGCCGGGCTGCTCGAGAGAGGCAGGAATCGTAAGCTTACGTGGTAAAAGGCGGCATGGATATCGCAGCATCTGTGAGGGAAAAGGCAGCCGTAAAGACATTTATGAGGctggttgaaaaaacagagatggaTATTAAAAAGGACTCGCTCGTAAAGGAGGTGAGCGGTTGGGGGAGGAGATGAGGTCTACGCcttccaaagaagaagaagcagTAGTTAAGCTCCCCCAACATATACTCtcagagagaggcaaaaaatatgataaagcttgtttaaagcggcttctacaatggagcaaggacagaaatcttttaattagtgtgggtacagcttttgAGCTTAGTACCTGGAAAGCTATCGGAACCTccctatgggatgaaattagtgacgggtctaaagaagttaaaggtcttgcaactttatggaaattgattaagacaactctgcaagaaatgaaagcagatcgtaAAGCGGCTgcgtctgcttttgctgctctctctccaaCCGCAAGCGAAAGGGAAAAgcggggagaaaaacataatgcagcAAGAGAGACTTTTTGGAGCTTGTccgcctgctcctgtgcccttgACCTACAGTGGATTCGGTCTTATTGtggtattacaaatacagacttaCAGCCGCTGCTGGATTTATTGTGGGGCAGCAATAGCTTAACTTCTGCAATACAACTAAGTGCATCGGGGCGGCAAGCCTTGACAGCAATTGAGCAGAAAATCACATCATCCATGTCTGGCAGATACGTTCCTGATTTGTCCataaatttatatgtatataactCAGATAAGGAAGTTGTGGGAATTTTGGGCCAGTGGGATGAGCGACGGGAACAAAACCCATTGATAATACTAGAATGGATATTCTTGCCTGCTAGCATGTCAAAAACGGTAGTCACTAGAATTGAAGCCCTGGGAATGTGCATTCAAAAGGCAGGGGCAAGGGCAACACAAATTTCAGGGAAGCAAatggacaaaattattttgcctgtGTCGCTTGATATTGTGAATAATGCCATGATGAAAAAAGACTGCTTTGCAGTAGCTCTGATGGGTTTTAAGGGGGAAGTGGACAATCACTATCCCCCTCACCCattgtttaaaacaatgttGACAATGGAACCACGCTCTATTTGCAGGGAAAGCCCACTGGAAGCAATTACCGTTTTTACTGATGCCAGCAGCAGAACAGGTAAAGCGGGATTTGTATATCTTCAGGATGGATCCTGGAAATCCGAAGTCGTTCTGTCAGAGGGGTCAGTACAGGTGCTTGAGCTATTAGCCGTatgctctgttttcaaaaaatggGATAAAACACCTGTCAACATTGTTTCGGATTCTCAATATGTCGTTGGGATAGTCAAACGTATGCATAGATCCTTGCTAAAAACTGTAAGTAATAAGCAGCTGTTTATGGCACTTTTGAAATTATGGACATTATTAGAAAGACAAACAGACTTATTTTTTATCGATCATATTCGTAGCCATACAACGTTGCCAGGATTTATTGTGGAAGGTAATGCGCGCGCAGATCGACTGGTAGTAGCCAATGCAGACATCTGTTTTAATACACCCAAACCTGATTTGTTTGGACAAGCACTGCTATCCCATAAATTTTATCATCAGTCGGCAAAAGCGCTGAGTAAGCAATTTGATCTCCCATTGCAGCACGCCAGAACTATTATTGCTGCTTGCCCTGACTGTGCGAACATTCCAAACTTACAACCACAAGGGGTGAACCCCCGGGGACTATCACCATTGCAAATTTGGCAAACAGATGTTACAGAGTATCCCAGTTTTGGGAAATATAAATACGTTCATGTATCTATTGACACATATTCGAACCTTATGTGGGCTACTGTTCATGTATCAACTAATGCCAGATCTGTAATTAAGCACCTTTTGGCAGCATTTGCTGCCATGGGAGTGCCTGTAGCAttcgctacatatcaaggtaccacgattagatcactggtcggcccggaccaggggaagagagagataacacacacagtgtgagcgccaacttccgccttttattgcgcagttgATTCCTTTTATAttaacaagggtaggcggggttacagatacgtcatagggctgcgactaaccctccgtCTTTCCATaacatcgcgagatcttccggacgccgaaccctacatctccccctccctatGACTAACTAATTTCTATTGTTACGAACGCAAAAAACTAACTGTGCAGAGTACTATAAcataagcatatttctacaactaaatTTAAACACTATATCTTAAACACACCTAAACGTAATCCACACAAGTGGTAAATGGAAAATTAAGGCTTATTATCTGGGGCATCCAGATTCCCGGCTGTAAGCAATTCTGCAACTCCGTCTCTGACAGCCGGGTCCCATAAAGGCAtgtattgatggactctgagagggatgtcATTCGGATACACATCGGGCTCCCCAATtggttttgcatccactgccagaaattcGTAGTGGATACCCAAGCGATCTGTGaagaaaacactcaaacactacaaggttaaggcaggacgaatcatacgactagggacccatttcagtagcccttcaggcaTCTGTACACAAGCAtaccctcgcccgagacaacgcaGCTCAAATGGCCcttcccattggcgtgtctgaaagtcacgcACGCAtaccaacgggtagggacctttctcttccgtaCTCGTAAAATGTCGCTGCGCCGCCGTCTGCTTCaggtcccctcgaactgtctgatttaatgaagttaacgcagttaacagaagacgctgtgtacggagagcaggtgtgttttcctgtaaccaggagggctcctcctgctccccctccctaagccgatcgagcaAGGTCTTTAAGGTTCGATatgctcgttctacaatggcctggccggtaCTATTATAAGGGATGCCCTGTTTAAGGTCAATACCCCAGGTTGCACAAAACcgtttcaccttttccccagtgTAAACTGCACCATTGTCTGTCTTAATCTGTTGCGGAATACCTAATTGAGCTATGCAAGCACGCCAATGTTGGATAACTGCCAAACTATTCTGTTTAGTATGCGCTGTAGCAAGAATATATCTACTATAGGTGTCTACTGTAACATGTAAATATTGCTGTGGCTTAAAAGGAGCATATTCCGTAATATCTGTTTGCCAAATATGATTCGGTCGCAAACCACGAGGGTTGACCCCAGCTTCCCAAAGGGGTCCTTGGGCACAATGAGGGCAAGCTGcgacaatttctttggcttcagcacgAGAAATGCCCGTTAGTGTCACCAAGCCTCGCGGACTGCAATGCAAAAGGCGATGTAACGTTATTGCGCGTGCCCTTGCTGGCGTGATGTTATCATCGCCAACAACAGCCAACAACGCTTGTGCTGCCTGATCAGCGCGgctgttcccttcagctaaTGGTCCAGGGAGACCAGAATGACTGGTGACATGAATAGGGAAAACGGGCGCACTACGTAACTGTAAGGCATTCAGCAGCATACCAGCTATCTCCGTAGAAGAAGCTAGCGCCCATTCCCCCGCAATCAAAAGCTTATATACATACAGTGAATCCATGACCACATTTAAAGGCTCAGTCGGCCAACGTAACAATGCCATGGTCACTGCCTTAGCCTCCAAAAACTGTACTGAGCAACCTGGCTCAGTATATACTACCTGGTGCCATGCCCCatcttctttccaaacacaaacgGCCTTGCTGGTCTTGGAGGACGCGTCAGTAAAGATTGTTCGTCCGTCATTTGGTTGTTTCgccacctgctgtgctggaagaatgggtaaaGCATGCAAGATCTCCCCACAAGGATGGACCTCATGTCCCGCTACTGTCCCCGCAAATTCTGCTAAtgcaccctgcaaaacagccacctgctgataaaccaaattccattgcgttagtgagcaaggcaaaacaatgcGGTCTGGATCCCTGCCGGTAAAATGTTGACAAGCTTCCCGGCAACGCATGATCATGGTGGCTACCAACAGAGGCCAACTAATGATAGCTGTGCGTACCTTACCCTGATGTAACCACACAAAGGGCCACTCTGGGCCTTCTGCATTCTGTATCAATACAccgtggcagctctggctggctacAAAGAGCCGCGCATCAACTGGTCGTGTGGGTTGAAACCTCTGTAGGCCCCACTGCTGGGCCCGTTGTGCTATGTTTTCTAGCAACTCACGTTGTGCTGGTTGCAATACACGTGGCGTCTGcaagggttccccccccccgaagtagttggtacaagagattcatttcatcttcCGCAATGGGAATGAAGTTCCTCAGCCACGATAGTTTGCCTACTAACTTTTGGGCATCATGTAAAGTACACACTTGGTCAGGGACCAGAAAACTTTGAGCGGTGACTGTACGAGGGGTTACTTGAGTGCCTAGATAACTAACAGAAGgtcccatttgtgttttgttaggggATATGTGTAGCCCATACTCACTTAGTTTTTGGACTGTCTGATCATACAGGTGTTGCAACACAGACTCATCCTGATGGGACAGTAAAATGTCGTCCATATAATGTATGATGGTAGCCTCCGGGTAGTCTTTTCGCAAAGAATGCAAGGCCTTACCTACCGCGACCTGACAGAGAGTTGgcgaatttttcatgccttgaggGAGCACTTTCCACTGATATCGTTGCATGGGCGCTTGATGGTTCCTCTCCTGGATAGAGAAGGCAAACCGCTCACGATCTCCTGGGTGTAagggaatactgaaaaaacaatcttttatATCAATTACAATGACACCTTGTCCTTTCGGCACAATGGCCAGAGAGGGCAGTCCTGGCTGTAAAGCCCCCATGTCCTGTAAGCAGGCATTGACTGCTCGCAAGTCATGGAGGAGTCGCCACGCCCCTGACTTTTTCTTTATGACAAATACAGGAGTATTCCAGGGACTGGTGGAGGGTTCAAGATGGCCCATTTGCACTTCCCTTTGCACTAATTCCACTACTGCCGCCCTCTCCTCTTCAGTCATTGGCCACTGCTCCACCCACACTGGCTTGTCCGCTAGCCAAGTGAGCTTCAAGGGACGGCAGATGGCAGTGGCCGTCATTAAAAATCCGTGGAAAGGCGACATCCCCAACGCTCTAGGCAGCAGCGCCCAAGAATAGCTGTCGGGACCACTGCCACCATCGGGTTACACCACGCCActctctcagcatctgcagcagttgtAGGCTGGGCAAGAGTGATTTTTACCAGGGCTTTACTTTTCCTCGACTCTtgcgccccccccacccctatTAATTGCCCTTGTATTATGGTGGGCCACCCTGGGGGCCAGACATGAACCGGAATCACAGTGACATCTGCTCCCGTATCTAATAGGGCCAGCAGACTAATGCTTCGTGGAGAAAGGGGCGGTTCCACCTCTAAAGTGATCACATTTTCCGGACGGGTTTTCATGCCCATGGTCAATGCTATTTGGGCAACAGGAGGAACTATTGGAACTGTTGTTACATTGCCCTGATCCTGTCCCTCCTTCTTGGCAGTCAGTTCCACGGGAGTATCGTTTGATCCTGAGTTGTTGTCGCTGGGTCCTGTACAAAATTTAAAGGGGAGGGCCCGgaccccatccctccccccatACCGTTTCCCGACATCGGTTCTCATTGTTTTGCATACCCCGGAGCCCCCTGCTGGACCCCGGGTACACGGCAGTCTCGAGCTCTGTGGCCGAGCCTACCACATCTCCAACAACGGAGGTTGCCTGCCCCCACCTCCTGAGCCGACCCTCCGGGTCTGGTTGCTCAATTCCTTGCTATATGGCCCCTACCCCCACATCGGTGACAAGCGCCTGTACCCGCTTGCAAAACTTGTTCCAAAGCCGCCGCTATCGGACGcgcttcctgttgctgctctCTTTCCAGTACGTGACGTATTATTTTGCCTAACGATGAACCCGCTGGCAGATGAGAGAGAAGCGCTGCGGTCTGCGGGTTGGCTTGAGCCTTAGCACACTCAACCACAGTCGCTTCCTTAGCCGTCTCCGGAAGGTTTGCAGCCTGTATAGCAAGCTGAAGCCGATCTAAAAAAGCAGTAAACCTCTCGGCAATCCCCTGGTGGATCTTTACCCAGGGGGGATCTGCTCTGTCCATAGCCGCAACACGCTTAAATGTGGCCAAAGCGGTAGTCGCAACTGCCGCAAAGTCACGTCCGTgcatgccctgtgcctgcgcCTGAGGTGTCGCAAACTGCCCCTCCCCCAAGAGTTGTTCTATGGTCACTCCCGCTAGGTGGTGATCAGGATACTGGGCGTCGGCCACTACCCTAATGCACTGAGCTCGCCATTCCTccttaaacagcagcagcaaagatggagGCAGCACCcctctcatcagctgcatcacatcAAAGGGTGCAACAGGCGTTGAAAGCAGACATTCAAACAAAGTGAGCGCCTGCGCGGAATTCACTCCATGCGCCTGCACAGTACTTGCAAGTTCCCAAACGGTCTTTACGTCAAAAGGTGTCCACTCATAccctccccgcgccgctgcCCGAATAGGGAGAACGACCGGCTGGAACTGAACCCCTGAAAGGCAACATTCTTTGGCCACCAGTCGCCAGTCTGTGCCCTTTTGGGTGCCCCCTTCCTGGCCATCCCCGGCCCCCTGTGTGGGGGGCATTAACAGCACCATACGCTCCGCATTCTGTATGGCCCCCTCAAGCCTCCGCAACAGACCCTGTACTCTCTGCAAAGCGTTCGGTCCCTCCTCTGTCCGAATCTGTGGCGCAGGTTTCGATGGCCTCCGTATTACACCATCCACCTTCTCCTCGTCAGAACTATCAGAATTGCCCTGTGCTGGCACCTCGCTCCACTTCTGGAAGGACCCAGACGAGGGTTTAACCCGTTCCGGCAAAGGCGCAGTAGATGGCGCAGCAGGCTTAGGCTCAGGTAAAGGCCCAACAGGCACAGGCTCCGCTGGCAaaggctcagcaggcacaggctcagcaggcacagtcCCAGGAGGCTCAGTCCCCTCTCCCagcaagggcgcctgatttccctcgcgggggggtgtttcctcctctacCACCGTCCCCAACCCCCGCAGTCTCCTAATTATTtcctccgcgggtggccgttcctcccactctctcaacttACGGTATAAATGTCCCTTAACATCcctgcctggaacccagtccaagAAGCATTTCTCTAAGTCCCTCCGAACCACCCACCGTAATTCTTCCCATAGAAACTTCCGAGGGGGGGGCACATCCGGCCCCGCTGATGCCGCTTcaacaggaaaaacctccgtctccGCTGTACCTTCCGCGTCCCCGCCCTTAATCAGAGAGAGATCGGTCTGTGAACCCCGCTCCATGGCCGCCCACTCCATCTGATTCTGACTCACTGTCCTTGGGGGCACTGTCCCCCGTTGTTCCTGAGGCGGCGCCTCATCCGCAAAGCAGCTCGCGCCGCCAAGCAGCACGCCCCAGCTTTCTGTCCTTCCGTAACCACCCTCTCCACTTTTCCCCAAGTTTGTAATCGTTCTGCAGCTCCGAGCTCACCCCCGAGCGCAGATTGGAGCAAaagctcccgaatctctccccattttggggggtttaGAACTTCTCTAAGAGAACCAATGCCTCCCCGGCGCAACATCCActggatgcattcgcccgtgggtgtagcgttcgccgcatatcaaggtgccacgattagatcactgatcaccccccagaccagggaaagagacagataacacacacagtgtgagcgccaacttctgccttttattgcgcagtcaattccttttatactaacaagggtaggcgggattacagacacatcataaggctgcgactaaccctctaactttccgtgacatcacgagatcttccgaacgccgaaccctacatctcccccctctctatgacgagttggcctctattgttatgaacaattccacaccaagaaataactaagtaaagtattatgagtataaacatatttctacaactaagttgaaacactctatcttaaacacccgtaaatgtcccatttaccctgaagagcaaagagctcccttatagaaattcacacaggaggtagattgaaagttatacagatacatcatgaggcttggaaagagttacttctattactctataaagtttatcattggtgcgctgatgttggcttaatgtctgaggcacctggattcctggctgcgagctctgacagccagatcccataaaggcacgtattgatggactctgagagggacgtcgtccggatacacatcagggtcccccagttggctttgcatccactgccagaagtttgtagcagatacccaaggtgtcacaagccaggaaaggatgacagcgacctgtaggaaaaacactcaaacactacgaggttaaggcaggacgaatcatacgactagggacccatttcagtagcccttcaggtgtctgtacacaggcataccctcgcccaagacaacgcaactcaaacggcccatcccattggcgtgtctgaaggtcacgcacgcataccaacgggtagggacctttctcttccgtgttcgtaaagtgtcgttgcgccgccgtctcttccagatcccctcgaactgtctgatttaatgaagttaacgcagttaacagaagacgctgtgtacggagagcaggtgtgttcTCCTGTAACtaggagggctcctcctgctccccctccctaagccgatcgagtaaggcctttaaagttcgatgtgctcgttctacaatggcctggccggtgctattctgagggatgccatgtttaaggTCAATACCCCAGGTTGCACAAAACcgtttcaccttttccccagtgTAAACTGCACCATTATCTGTCTTAATCTGTTGCGGAATACCTAATTGAGCTATGCAAGCACGCCAATGTTGGATAACTGCCAAACTATTCTGTTTAGTATGCGCTGTAGCAAGAATATATCTACTATAGGTGTCTACTGTAACATGTAAATACTGCTGTGGCTTAAAAGGAGCATATTCCGTAATATCTGTTTGCCAAATATGATTCGGTCGCAAACCATGAGGGTTGACCCCAGCTTCCCAAAGGGGTCCTTGGGCACAATGAGGGCAAGCTGcgacaatttctttggcttcagcacgAGAAATGCCCGTTAGTGTCACCAAGCCTCGCGGACTGCAATGCAAAAGGCGATGTAACGTTATTGCGCGTGCCCTTGCTGGCGTGATGTTATCATCGCCAACAACAGCCAACAATGCTTGTGCTGCCTGATCAGCGCGgctgttcccttcagctaaTGGTCCAGGGAGACCAGAATGACTGGTGACATGAATAGGGAAAACGGGTGCACTACGTAACTGTAAAGCATTGAGCAACATACCAGCTATTTCCGTAGAGGAAGCTAATGCCCATTCCCCCGCAATCAAAAGCTTATATACATACAGTGAATCCATGACCACATTTAAAGGCTCAGTCGGCCAACGTAACAATGCCATAGCCACTGCTTTGGCTTCCAAAAACTGCACCGAACGACTTGGTTCAGTATACGCTACCTGGTGCCATGCCCCatcttctttccaaacacaaactgCCTTGCTGGTCTTGGAGGACGCATCAGTAAAGATTGTTCGTCCGTCATTTGGTTGTTTCgccacctgctgtgctggaagaatgggtaaaGCATGCAAGATCTCCCCACAAGGATGGACCTCATGTCCCGCTACTGTCCCCGCAAATTCTGCTAAtgcaccctgcaaaacagccacctgctgataaaccaaattccattgcgttagtgagcaaggcaaaacaatgcGGTCTGGATCCCTGCCGGTAAAATGTTGACAAGCTTCCCGGCAACGCATGATCATGGTGGCTACCAACAGAGGCCAACTAATGATAGCTGTGCGTACCTTACCCTGATGTAACCACACAAAGGGCCACTCTGGGCCTTCTGCATTCTGTATCAATACAccgtggcagctctggctggctacAAAGAGCCGCGCATCAACTGGTCGTGTGGGTTGAAACCTCTGTAGGCCCCACTGCTGGGCCCGTTGTGCTATGTTTTCTAGCAACTCACGTTGTGCTGGTTGCAATACACGTGGTGTTTTtaagggttccccccccccgaagtagttggtacaagagattcatttcatcttcagcaatgggAACGAAATTCCTCAGCCACAATAGTTTGCCTACTAACTTTTGAGCATCATGTAAAGTACACACTTGGTCAGGGACCAGAAAACTTTGAGCGGTGACTGTACGAGGGGTTACTTGAGTGCCTAGATAACTAACAGAAGgtcccatttgtgttttgttaggggATATGTGTAGCCCGTATTCACGTAGTTGTTGTACCGTCTGATCATACAGGTGTTGCAATACAGACTCATCCTGATGGGACAGGAGAATGTCATCCATGTAGTGCATGATGGTGGCCTCCCGGTAGTTTATTCGCAGAGAATGCAAGACCTTACCTACCGCGACCTGACAGAGAGTTGgcgaatttttcatgccttgaggGAGCACTTTCCACTGATATCGTTGCATGGGCGCTTGATGGTTCCGCTCCGGGATAGAGAAGGCGAACCGCTCCCGATCTTCTGGGTGtaaaggaatactgaaaaaacaatctttaataTCGATTACAATGACACCGTGTCCTTTTGGCACAATGGCCGGAGAAGGCAATCCTGGCTGCAAAGCCCCCATGTCCTGTAAGCAGGCGTTAACCGCTCGCAAATCATGGAGGAGTCGCCACACACCCgattttttctttatgacaaATATAGGAGTATTCCAAGGACTGGTGGAGGGTTCTAGATGGCCCatttgtgcttccctgtgcaCCAATTCCACTACTGCCACCCTCTTCTCTTCAGTCAGTGGCCACTGCTCCACCCACACCGGCTTGTCTGTTAGCCAGGTGAGCTTCAAGGGACGGCAGATGGCAGTGGCCGTCATTAAAAATCCGTGGAAAGGCGACATCCCCAACGCTCTAGGCAGCAGT includes:
- the LOC138683531 gene encoding uncharacterized protein isoform X2; its protein translation is MEWAAMERGSQTDLSLIKGGDAEGTAETEVFPVEAASAGPDVPPPRKFLWEELRWVVRRDLEKCFLDWVPGRDVKGHLYRKLREWEERPPAEEIIRRLRGLGTVVEEETPPREGNQAPLLGEGTEPPGTPAAPSTAPLPERVKPSSGSFQKWSEVPAQGNSDSSDEEKVDGVIRRPSKPAPQIRTEEGPNALQRVQGLLRRLEGAIQNAERMVLLMPPTQGAGDGQEGGTQKGTDWRLVAKECCLSGVQFQPVVLPIRAAARGGYEWTPFDVKTVWELASTVQAHGVNSAQALTLFECLLSTPVAPFDVMQLMRGVLPPSLLLLFKEEWRAQCIRVVADAQYPDHHLAGVTIEQLLGEGQFATPQAQAQGMHGRDFAAVATTALATFKRVAAMDRADPPWVKIHQGIAERFTAFLDRLQLAIQAANLPETAKEATVVECAKAQANPQTAALLSHLPAGSSLGKIIRHVLEREQQQEARPIAAALEQVLQAGTGACHRCGGRGHIARN
- the LOC138683531 gene encoding uncharacterized protein isoform X1, encoding MEWAAMERGSQTDLSLIKGGDAEGTAETEVFPVEAASAGPDVPPPRKFLWEELRWVVRRDLEKCFLDWVPGRDVKGHLYRKLREWEERPPAEEIIRRLRGLGTVVEEETPPREGNQAPLLGEGTEPPGTVPAEPPAAPSTAPLPERVKPSSGSFQKWSEVPAQGNSDSSDEEKVDGVIRRPSKPAPQIRTEEGPNALQRVQGLLRRLEGAIQNAERMVLLMPPTQGAGDGQEGGTQKGTDWRLVAKECCLSGVQFQPVVLPIRAAARGGYEWTPFDVKTVWELASTVQAHGVNSAQALTLFECLLSTPVAPFDVMQLMRGVLPPSLLLLFKEEWRAQCIRVVADAQYPDHHLAGVTIEQLLGEGQFATPQAQAQGMHGRDFAAVATTALATFKRVAAMDRADPPWVKIHQGIAERFTAFLDRLQLAIQAANLPETAKEATVVECAKAQANPQTAALLSHLPAGSSLGKIIRHVLEREQQQEARPIAAALEQVLQAGTGACHRCGGRGHIARN